DNA sequence from the Polyangia bacterium genome:
TTCACCACCGACTGCGCCACCTCCGGGTAGTCGCTGAGGTTTTGCAAGCTGGCCAGGTTCGTGGTGTTCAGCAGCCAGGTGAGGTCGCGCCGCACGCACTCGCGCAACCGCGCCGGTGACAACACCCGTTTGTCTCTCGACTCTTGCCGCGCCTCCGGCTCCTCGTCGGTCAACCGATCGAGCAGCGACGGCTGCAGCCGCTCTTTCTGGGTTAGTTCCGCCAAAAGCGCTCGCTCCGCTCGCTAGGCGGGCGACTCCGCTCGTTCCGCCGACGCCTCGTCCGCCGCTCCGTCGTCGACGACGTCAAGCTGGATGGTCCGCACGTCCATCAACGGAAACTCGCCCGCGTCGGTGGCCAAGAGCCGCTGGCCGAGACCAAGGTACGTCGCGCCCGGCCGCTCGACCCACTCCGTGCTGCGGGCCATCACCGCGCGCGGATCTTTCGACGTTTCGGACCCTGGATAGCGCGTCGGGATGAACGCCACCGTCTGGCCGGCGTTGGCGAACGTCAGGCTCGCCGGCGTCCAGGCCACGTCACGCAGGTCGATCGGCTTTTCGATGGTCACCTCGCGCAGCCGCGAAAACGGAATCCAGTAGTAACGTCCGTTGACGATCGCCTCCAGCAGCGGGCCCAGGCGCGGATCCGCGTCGGCGATCCAGGCGAACGGCTGGTCGTTGATCTTGCCTGTTGTGGCAGGCGCGCCCTCGAAGGCCTTCTCGCGCAAAGTGGCCGCCTCGTCGAATTTCTCCTCGGCGGTCAGCTTCAGCGCCTGCACAACCAGCGCCATCCACTCGGCGGGTTTTCCGAACAGCAGCGGCGTCTTGTGGCCGGCGAACACCTCGCCGCGCAGAACCTCGCACTTCAACGCTTCTTGATACGTCTTCAGCATGGCCACTGTCGACGGATCAATGTCGGACGCCACTTTCAGCTGGGTCAGCGCGCGGTCCCACTGCCCCATCACCGCCAGGAGCTGGAACAGAAAAACGCGGAGCTTGCCGTCGGACGGTTGCTTACGCACCCGGGCCTGCAGATCTGCCAGGGCATCGTCAAGACGTCCGGCACGAACACTTTCCTCGGCGGTCATGGGTTGGTCTCCTGGCAGGCAGCCACACGGCAAATACCTCGCGCCCGGCGACCCAACGGCCACCAGACGCGAGGCGGTCACCGCGAGCGCGCCTTAGGCGATGCTGTCGGTGTTGGCCGGGATGTTCCAGGTCACCGGGATGGCCGCGCCGCCAGCTCCGGTCGCCGTCTGCGGCGTGTAGATGACCTCGAACTTGCCGAAGTTCAGGGTGACGTTCTCGGTCAGACGATCCTCGCCGCCGCTGCCGCCGGTGGAGACGTTCGAGATGAGGACGTCCAGCAGCTTGATCTTCAGGTACTCGAGCGGGTGCTCACCAGCCTTGCGCACCGTTAGCAGCGCCTGCTTGAAGTGCTTGCCGTTGCAGCACATCTTGATCAGGTTGGGCGAGGAGGTGTCGATGTACTTGGTGAACGACAGATCCTGAACGTTCACCTTGCCCGCGCCACCGCCGGGGCCCGCGTGAGTGGTTCCGGACTGGGACATGCCCCAACTCCACGCCAGAACCTGTATCTCATCCTTGTGCGTCTTATCGACGGACTCACCCTTGATGTCATCAATCTTCATGAACATATCGACGGCCATGAACAGTCTCCTTGTCTTCGGACGTTGGGATCGCCCCTACCCTGCAGCGACCATATTTTTACACTCGCGTAAGCTCAAACTACTTTTTCGCTGATGGCAGCACCGACGTCAGGCGCAGCGACACGGTCAGCCCTTCCAGCTGGTAGTGCGGACGAAGGAAGAACTTCGAGGTGTAATACCCCGGGTTCCCTTCGACCGACTCGACAACCACCTCGGCGGCAGCCAGGGGCTTGCGCGCCTTGACGTCCTCGCTGGAGTGCTGGGGATCGCCGTCCACGTACTGCAGGATCCAGCTCTGCAGCCAGTTCTGCATGTCATCGCGTTCCTTGAACGATCCGATCTTGTCGCGAACGATGCACTTGAGATAGTGCGCGAAGCGGCAGGTCGCGAACAGATACGGCAACCGTGCGGCCAGGTTGGCGTTGGCGGTGGCGTCGGGGTCGTCGTATGTCCCCGGTTTTTGCAGCGACTGCGCGCCGATGAACGCGGCGAAATCCGAGTTCTTCTTGTGAATGAGCGGCATGAAGCCGTTCTTGGCCAGCTCGGCCTCGCGGCGATCGCTGATGGCGATCTCCGTCGGGCACTTCATGTCCACACCGCCGTCGTCGGTGGGGAAGGTATGGGTGGGCAATCCCTCGACCGAGCCGCCTGATTCGATGCCGCGGATGCGCGAGCACCAACCGTAGATCTTGAACGACCGGTTGATGTTCACCGCCATGGCGTAGGCCGCGTTGGCCCAGGTGAACTTGCTGCTGTCGGCGGCGGCCGTGTCCTCTTCGAAGTCGAACTCCTCGACCGGGTTGGTCTTGGCGCCATAGGGGCGCCGGGCCAGAAAGCGCGGCATGGTCAGGCCGAGATAGCGAGCGTCGTCCGACTCGCGCAGCGACCGCCAACCGGCGTACTCCGGTGTGCTGAAGATCTTGGTCAGGTCGCGCGGGTTGGAAAGCTCGCTCCAAGATTCCATCTGGAACAAGCCCGGCGCGGTGCCCGAGATGAACGGCGCGTGGATGGCCGCCGCGATCTTCGACACCTCGCCCAGGAGCTCGACGTCGGGCGCGTTGTGGTCGAAGTAGTAATCGCCCACCAAGCATCCGTAGGGCTCGCCACCCAGCTGGCCGAACTCTTCTTCATAGAGGCGCTTGAACACCGGGCTTTGATCCCAGGCCGCGCCCTTGAACTTGCGCAGGGTCTTGTGCAGCTCTTTCTTCGAGATGTTCATGACCCGGATCTTCAGCATTTCATCGGTCTCGGTGTTGTTCACCAAGTGATGCAGGCCACGCCAGGCGCTTTCCAGTTGCTGAAAGTCCGGGTGATGGACGATGGCGTTGATCTGCTGGCTCATCTTCTTGTCGATCTCGGCGATCATGGCGTTGATCGACTCGACGACGTCAGAACCGATGACGGTGGTCTTTTCCAGCGCTTGCTGGGCCAGGGTGCGAACGGCCGATTCAACTTCTTCGCGCGCCCGATCCGACTGTGGCTTGAACTGCTTTTGCAGCAGCGAGGCAAACTCGCTGGTCTCGCCGGTGGCGCCGGCGGCGGCTTCTTTGCTTTGCTCTAGCTCGGCCATGACTACTTGCCGTCCTTATCGGCGGGGGCGTCGCCGGGTTGCTCAGGTTTCGGCGCCGAGGCCAAAGTTTTTAGCAGGGTCGGATCGCGCATGACCTTGCCGATGAGCTCCTCGGCCCCACTCTTGCCATCCATATAAGTGACCAGGTTGGTCAGTTGCTGACGCGCTTCCAAAAGTTGGTTCAACGCCCCCACCTTCCGCGCCACCGCGGCCGGGGAGAAGTCGTCCATATTTTCAAACGTGATATCCAGGTTCAAATTCCCCTCGCCGGTCAGCGTGTTGGGGACCTGGAAAGCCACCCGCGGCTTCATCGCCTTCAGCCGCTCGTCGAAGTTATCCACCGAAATTTCCAAGAATTTTCGGTCAGTGACGGCCGGCAAGGCCTCGGCGGGTTTTCCCGACAAGTCGGACATCACGCCCATGACGAACGGCAGCTGGACCTTCTTCTGTGCGCCGTAAAGCTCGACGTCATATTCGATCTGAACCCGGGGTGCTCTGTTTCGCGCAATGAATTTTTGGCTGCTGCTGCTCATGTGACCACCTGCCTCCTGTGAATGAGAACGCCGAGTTCGCTATTCGGTTCTCCCTTTCAGAACCTCGACCTGAGAAACGGCTTCGGGGACCAACTCGCGGACGATATCGATGAAGCTCATCATGACCAGCTTCTTGCAGCGGGCCATGAAAAGCGGAACGGGACTGGAAGGTTCGTACCGGTCGTAATAGGCGGAGATCTTGTCCAGCGCGCGGATGACATCCTCGCGCGAGCCGATCTCGCCGGGCAGGCCGCCACCACGGTTTGCCACGGGACCACCTCCTTCGTTACCGGCGTCGACGCCGTCGACCATCGCGGCGCCGGCGGCGGCCGGCGCGCGCAGCGCCAGCTTGGCGCCCAGAAATTGGCTGGCCTTGCGCACCAACGGCAACAACTTGCTGTAGTTCACCCCGCTGGACTCGCCGACCTGCGCGGCCACCGACGCCTCCAGCGCGACCAGCGCGTCGCCAGCGGCGCGCGCGGCCACGGCAAGGGCCTGCAATTCGCCGAGGTCGCAATCCAGCGCCGCCGCGTCCAGCGACGCCATGGTCGGTCCTTGGGTCCCGGCGGCGAGGGCGTCGCCCGAGGCGATCTCCAGATCCTTCAGCGTGAATCGACCGAGAGTCCGCGACGCGACCAACACCGTGGCGCGCACGCCGGAGATGGTCTCGCCGTCCGCCATGCTGTTGAGGATGTTCACCCGCATGGTCGGATCGTTGTCGTCGTCGGGATCGAGCCGCGGGTAGATCCCCGGCCATTGGTGGTCGACGAAATCGCGCAGCACCGACAGACCCTGGGAAAAGCCGTTCCAGCCGCTGGTGCGCAGCAACGCTTTGGTCAGATGGGCGGCGACGCGCAGATCTTTGCTGCGACCCAGAAGTTCCAGCGCCTGCCTCTGCACCGATTTCCAGTCGGGCTCCTCGGCGGGTACGATGGTGCTGCCGATCTGTTGTTCTGGTTTCCCTTGTCCAAGACGTTCGAGTTCGCCAAACGCGACGTCGTATTCAAGATCGCTGCCGCACGGATCGGCCCCCGCGATGGGAGCGAGGATCGTATCAAGGACAAGGGTAGCCATGGCGCAGCTAAAGCGGCGCGCTTATTAGCTCGCAGCAGGCGCGGCTTGTCAATTCCAGGTTCGTCTACGGCGGCATATGTAAAGCCGCCGCCACCGGTCGGTCTCGCGCAGCCTTCGCTTCACAGTCGCTTCACGGGGGCCCCCTGCGTCACGGATCGGGTATGATGGCGCCCTTTTCGCGAACCGCTCGATGAAGCTCGAGGTCAAAATCAAAACCCCCGCCGGGGGCCCGGACAAGACGTTGCACTTTTCGCAGTCACCCGTGCGCATCGGCCGGAACCAGTTGAACGACATCTCGCTGCAGGACCCGTTCGTCTCCGAATGGCACGGCATCATTCGTTTCGATCAGAAGAGCCTGGCGTACTTTGACCTCGGTTCGACCAACGGCACCGTGCTGGAAGGCAAGCGCCTGACCAAGAACGTGGCCATGGAGCTGTCCGACAGCTCGCGCCTGCAGCTGGGATTGCTGGAATTGACCGCCATCCGAATCGATGACGAACCGCCGGTGCCGCAACCGCAGCCGCGGCGGTCGCAAAGCGGCCCGCACAAGACCATGGCCTGGGGATACACGCCGCCCGGCCCCGGAGCGCCGGGTTCGGTCGCCCCGCACGGCGACGGCTGGACGCCGGGCGCCCCCGCGCCCAGCGGCAGCATTGATGTCGATCTCGGCCTCACCCCACCGCCCGGCGCCAATCCGCTCGCCGCGGCCTTGCGAGGCGCGTCCGCTGCCAGCGCGCCCAGCGGCGACGCTGCCCTGTTGATCCGTCAAGGCAAGCTGCTGGAGGCGTTCGGCGAAGCCTTCATCGGTCTGCGCAAAGGCTACGAACAGTTCGGCGCCGAGGTCGGCGTGCGCACCATCAACGGCGCCACGCCGCTGCACCGGGCCCGCACCCGCGCCGAGTTGATGGATTACTTGCTGGCGCCCGGCGTGGATCCGGAAGCGGCGGCGCGCGACCTCATCGCCATCTTCGCCGACTTCGGCATCCACCACATCGCCATGATGGAAGGCGTGACCGAGAGCGTGCGGACGTTGCTTCAAGGGTTGGATCCGCGCGCCAACGATCTGGACGACGCCGCCCCGCGCTTGTTCTCCGGCGCCAAGGTGCGAAACCAGTGGAAGGCGTACCTGGAGAGGTTCGAGCAGATCGCCGCCGACGACAACGAGCTGCACGGCGCCGTCTTCGGCGAGGAATTCGCCCGCGCCTACGCCAGTGTCACCGTCGGTGATGACGGCGGCAAACGCCCTGAAGGCGACGAGTGAGCAACGCCGACGGGCGCGGCGGGCAACCGGCGGCTGCAACGTGCGTTCCGTTCGCCGTCGCCGCGCTGGCCTTGTTCGCTGCCACCTGCGCCAGCGGCACGCCGCCGCCCACTGTTCCCAAACCGATCTGCAGCATCGACACCACCGTCGGCATGGACAAGGCGCCGCGCGATCGGGTCTTCCCGCCGGCCTACTGGTTCGTGCTGCTGGTCGAGGGCTATCAGTCATCAGGCGTGATCACCCGGCCGTCGAAAGACTGTCGCGGCTTTCCTTTGCGTCAGGACGGCGAGGGTTGCAGCGGCGAATTGCCGGCCGAGCTGGCGCCGGTGCCATTGACCCAGCGTGATCTGGTGGTGGTGAGCCTGGGCGACGCGCGCCGCCTGGTCTGGGTGATCACCGACCGCCTGCCCGACGGTCAAGGCCAGGGCCCCATCGCCATCGCCGAGATTGGCGTGCACGGCGTGGGCGTGCGCGCCATCGGCACGCTGCGTACGTATCCTGAAAATGTGGCCCTGCGCCTGGAGCGCGTCGGCGCCAGCACCGTGCTGGTGGCGGAAGGCGAAAAATGCGCCGGCACCGGCGCCGACTGCGAGCGGGCCGTGCGCTTGTTGCCGCTGCTGGGCGATCGCTTCGTCAGCAAGCCGATCGTCGACGACCACAACGCGTGCCTTGGCAGCGCGTTCTTTCCCGTGCGCACCAAAGGCGGCATCGGCCACCGCACCAGCACCAACTATGAACTGGAAGCGGCCCTGGTTTTTGGACCCGACTCGATCACCGTGCGCGAACAGCTGGCCATCTCCGATGGGCACGGCTCGTCGACGACCGAGCAATCCGGCGGGGCGTTCGTCACCCGCGTGCAGGCCGACCGCACCTTGACCATCAACGGCGGCACCGTCGTCGCGAACGGACCGTCACTGCTGGATCGCTGGCTGGCTCAGCACGGCGGCGCGGTCGATCGGCACTAAGCGGTTCGCGCCGGCTGCGTGAACCGGTCACCTTCTATGTGGCGAGGCACTAGACCGCAATCAGGTTGAAGCGAGATCGAAGGGTGAATCGGTAACGTAACCGAGGCTGCACGCGCGGCTTGGACGTGGCGACAAATTGGACGGCCTGAGCCGCTTGGCGGCTTCCCGCCCGCGGAAGGCCTCTGTCTACGCCACCTCTCCCATCAAGGCTTTCGTCGCCGCATGGCATCCGTTGGGCCTTCGAACCGGGGAGGCCTTCCGCCGTCGGGAAGCCTTGTTCCGGAGCCGGTCGGATGCCATGCGGCGACGAAAGCAGCCAAGCGGCCCACCACGCCGAATTTGTCGCGCCGTCCAAGCCGCGCGTCCAGCCTCGGTTACCGTTCGTCCCGTGTCGCCTCCGAGATCGGGTCAATTCGATAGCGGTCTAGTTCGTTGTCTTCGAAGAGCTGATCCGCCCGTTCATCGCGACTACCTCGGCCGAAACGCGTTCGATGCGGCGAAGAACGTCGCGCGTCTCCAGCAGCGACTGGCGTTGGGTTGAATCGACAACAAGCGCCGCGGCCAGCACGTCGACCAGCTCGGACGAGGTTTCTTGGGCCGCCACCACCTGGCGCAAAAGCTCGCCGCCTTCGGGGATGGACTCGGCCAGGTGATTGACCAACGCGCGCAGTGACTGGTCGGCGTCACGCAGCTCGCGCTGGTCGATGGTGGGAAGATCGGGCAGCGAGGCGGCGCTGATCAACCGATACGGGCGATCGGAGATCAGTTCTTCTTCGATGCGGATGCGGGCCCGGCCGCGAACCACCAGGTTGAAGCGCCCGTCGACCAGCTCGTGTGCCATCACCACCTCGCCGATCCCGGCCACCGGAAGCACCGACGGCTTTTCGACCAGATCCAGATCCTGCCCGGGCGTGATCAAGCCGATGGCCAGAAATCTTTGCCCTGCCAACACGTCGCGGGCCATGGCCCGATAGCGTTCTTCGAAGATGTGCAGCGGCAAAAGCGCGTGCGGAAACAGCACCACGTTCGGCAGCGGGAACATGGGCAGCCGGCCCAGCGCCTCTTGAAAACTGCGGTCCTGCGCCAGCGGGCCGGCGTCGAAGTCGCTACCCAAAGACGTCCACGCAAGACCCGGTCAGGGCCAAAGGTGCCTCGGTCGCCAGGTACAGCACCACACCGGCGACATCTTCGGGCGACATCATCGGCGTGGCGCCGGGCATGCCGATTTTTAGCATG
Encoded proteins:
- a CDS encoding LON peptidase substrate-binding domain-containing protein encodes the protein MGSDFDAGPLAQDRSFQEALGRLPMFPLPNVVLFPHALLPLHIFEERYRAMARDVLAGQRFLAIGLITPGQDLDLVEKPSVLPVAGIGEVVMAHELVDGRFNLVVRGRARIRIEEELISDRPYRLISAASLPDLPTIDQRELRDADQSLRALVNHLAESIPEGGELLRQVVAAQETSSELVDVLAAALVVDSTQRQSLLETRDVLRRIERVSAEVVAMNGRISSSKTTN
- a CDS encoding FHA domain-containing protein — translated: MKLEVKIKTPAGGPDKTLHFSQSPVRIGRNQLNDISLQDPFVSEWHGIIRFDQKSLAYFDLGSTNGTVLEGKRLTKNVAMELSDSSRLQLGLLELTAIRIDDEPPVPQPQPRRSQSGPHKTMAWGYTPPGPGAPGSVAPHGDGWTPGAPAPSGSIDVDLGLTPPPGANPLAAALRGASAASAPSGDAALLIRQGKLLEAFGEAFIGLRKGYEQFGAEVGVRTINGATPLHRARTRAELMDYLLAPGVDPEAAARDLIAIFADFGIHHIAMMEGVTESVRTLLQGLDPRANDLDDAAPRLFSGAKVRNQWKAYLERFEQIAADDNELHGAVFGEEFARAYASVTVGDDGGKRPEGDE
- the tssB gene encoding type VI secretion system contractile sheath small subunit, with product MSSSSQKFIARNRAPRVQIEYDVELYGAQKKVQLPFVMGVMSDLSGKPAEALPAVTDRKFLEISVDNFDERLKAMKPRVAFQVPNTLTGEGNLNLDITFENMDDFSPAAVARKVGALNQLLEARQQLTNLVTYMDGKSGAEELIGKVMRDPTLLKTLASAPKPEQPGDAPADKDGK
- a CDS encoding type VI secretion system accessory protein TagJ encodes the protein MTAEESVRAGRLDDALADLQARVRKQPSDGKLRVFLFQLLAVMGQWDRALTQLKVASDIDPSTVAMLKTYQEALKCEVLRGEVFAGHKTPLLFGKPAEWMALVVQALKLTAEEKFDEAATLREKAFEGAPATTGKINDQPFAWIADADPRLGPLLEAIVNGRYYWIPFSRLREVTIEKPIDLRDVAWTPASLTFANAGQTVAFIPTRYPGSETSKDPRAVMARSTEWVERPGATYLGLGQRLLATDAGEFPLMDVRTIQLDVVDDGAADEASAERAESPA
- the tssC gene encoding type VI secretion system contractile sheath large subunit, with translation MAELEQSKEAAAGATGETSEFASLLQKQFKPQSDRAREEVESAVRTLAQQALEKTTVIGSDVVESINAMIAEIDKKMSQQINAIVHHPDFQQLESAWRGLHHLVNNTETDEMLKIRVMNISKKELHKTLRKFKGAAWDQSPVFKRLYEEEFGQLGGEPYGCLVGDYYFDHNAPDVELLGEVSKIAAAIHAPFISGTAPGLFQMESWSELSNPRDLTKIFSTPEYAGWRSLRESDDARYLGLTMPRFLARRPYGAKTNPVEEFDFEEDTAAADSSKFTWANAAYAMAVNINRSFKIYGWCSRIRGIESGGSVEGLPTHTFPTDDGGVDMKCPTEIAISDRREAELAKNGFMPLIHKKNSDFAAFIGAQSLQKPGTYDDPDATANANLAARLPYLFATCRFAHYLKCIVRDKIGSFKERDDMQNWLQSWILQYVDGDPQHSSEDVKARKPLAAAEVVVESVEGNPGYYTSKFFLRPHYQLEGLTVSLRLTSVLPSAKK
- a CDS encoding type VI secretion system tube protein Hcp, with protein sequence MAVDMFMKIDDIKGESVDKTHKDEIQVLAWSWGMSQSGTTHAGPGGGAGKVNVQDLSFTKYIDTSSPNLIKMCCNGKHFKQALLTVRKAGEHPLEYLKIKLLDVLISNVSTGGSGGEDRLTENVTLNFGKFEVIYTPQTATGAGGAAIPVTWNIPANTDSIA
- the tssA gene encoding type VI secretion system protein TssA, which gives rise to MATLVLDTILAPIAGADPCGSDLEYDVAFGELERLGQGKPEQQIGSTIVPAEEPDWKSVQRQALELLGRSKDLRVAAHLTKALLRTSGWNGFSQGLSVLRDFVDHQWPGIYPRLDPDDDNDPTMRVNILNSMADGETISGVRATVLVASRTLGRFTLKDLEIASGDALAAGTQGPTMASLDAAALDCDLGELQALAVAARAAGDALVALEASVAAQVGESSGVNYSKLLPLVRKASQFLGAKLALRAPAAAGAAMVDGVDAGNEGGGPVANRGGGLPGEIGSREDVIRALDKISAYYDRYEPSSPVPLFMARCKKLVMMSFIDIVRELVPEAVSQVEVLKGRTE